One genomic segment of Pandoraea thiooxydans includes these proteins:
- the cpaB gene encoding Flp pilus assembly protein CpaB has protein sequence MKNVRALVALLIAALAGLAAVAMASRWLLQKSSAMTTQIAVAAVDINLGQRLNPEFIKMVAWPSSSMPPGSFVDAAKLDGRVLRSSVLRGEPILAGKLTPIGTKGGLSAVIPDGRRAITVRVNDVIGVAGFALPGNYVDIIVNTQKDGNNNANKDASISKIVLEKILVLAVAQEVNRDETKPKVVNAVTLEVTPEQAEKLDLARSVGTLSLVLRNQTDPNPVAPVGVTKDMLLGEKPVPAAAPADKKAPRVVVRRVAAQRGDCVGVIDGVNSSKECF, from the coding sequence ATGAAGAACGTACGCGCGTTGGTGGCGCTGCTGATCGCGGCGCTGGCCGGTCTGGCGGCCGTGGCGATGGCTTCGCGCTGGCTGCTGCAGAAGTCGTCGGCCATGACGACCCAGATCGCGGTCGCCGCGGTCGATATCAATTTGGGCCAGCGGCTCAACCCGGAGTTCATCAAGATGGTCGCCTGGCCATCCAGCAGCATGCCGCCGGGATCGTTTGTCGATGCCGCGAAACTCGATGGCCGGGTGCTGCGCAGCAGTGTGCTGCGCGGTGAGCCGATCCTGGCCGGCAAGCTGACGCCGATCGGCACCAAGGGCGGGCTATCGGCGGTGATTCCGGATGGCCGGCGGGCCATTACGGTACGCGTGAACGACGTGATCGGGGTGGCCGGCTTCGCCTTGCCCGGCAACTACGTCGACATCATCGTCAACACGCAAAAGGACGGCAATAACAATGCCAACAAGGACGCCAGCATCTCCAAGATCGTTCTGGAAAAAATCCTGGTGCTAGCCGTCGCGCAGGAAGTCAATCGCGACGAAACCAAACCCAAGGTGGTCAACGCGGTGACGTTGGAGGTCACGCCGGAGCAGGCCGAGAAGCTCGATCTGGCGCGCAGCGTCGGCACGCTCTCGCTGGTATTGCGCAACCAGACCGATCCGAATCCGGTCGCCCCGGTCGGGGTCACCAAGGACATGCTGCTGGGCGAGAAGCCGGTACCGGCCGCGGCGCCGGCCGACAAGAAGGCGCCGAGAGTCGTGGTCAGGCGCGTCGCGGCGCAGCGCGGCGACTGCGTGGGTGTGATCGACGGCGTAAATAGCAGCAAAGAGTGCTTCTGA
- the dinB gene encoding DNA polymerase IV: MKPEIPPSVPNKIIHCDCDCFYAAIEMRDDPSLRGIPLAVGGQPSQRGVIATCNYEARAFGVRSAMPSSQALKLCPALLILPPSMERYRTASRQIMAIYRDYTDLVEPLSLDEAYLDVTGVDRCQGSGTLIAREIRARVARDVGITVSAGVAPNKFLAKIASDWRKPDGLFVIHPREADAFVSALPVEKLFGVGKVTAARLHELGVKTCGELRGWSKLDLHRQFGSFGQRLFDLCRGIDTRRVNPDQERKSISVETTYVHDLRTLDDCRRELGVLIEQLARRIERNDAGAWIHKLFVKLRFDDFSRTTAECVSATLDAAQCLQLLATGFKRRSRPVRLLGVGVRLADDAAMRQFKLFDD, from the coding sequence TTGAAACCCGAGATTCCCCCCAGCGTTCCCAACAAGATCATTCATTGCGATTGCGACTGCTTTTACGCGGCGATCGAGATGCGTGACGACCCGTCGCTGCGCGGCATCCCGCTGGCGGTGGGCGGCCAGCCATCGCAGCGCGGCGTGATCGCCACCTGCAATTACGAGGCTCGGGCGTTCGGCGTGCGCTCGGCGATGCCGTCCTCGCAGGCGCTCAAACTCTGCCCCGCGCTGTTGATCCTGCCGCCGTCGATGGAGCGCTACCGCACCGCGTCGCGCCAGATCATGGCGATCTACCGCGATTACACCGACCTGGTGGAGCCGCTCTCGCTCGATGAAGCCTATCTCGACGTCACCGGCGTCGACCGCTGCCAGGGCAGCGGCACGCTGATCGCGCGCGAGATCCGCGCACGGGTGGCGCGCGATGTCGGCATCACAGTGTCGGCGGGCGTCGCGCCGAATAAATTTCTCGCCAAGATTGCCAGCGACTGGCGCAAGCCCGATGGCCTGTTCGTGATTCATCCACGCGAGGCCGACGCCTTCGTCTCGGCGCTGCCGGTCGAGAAGCTGTTCGGCGTCGGCAAGGTGACGGCCGCCCGGCTGCATGAACTGGGCGTCAAGACCTGCGGCGAGCTGCGCGGCTGGTCCAAGCTCGACCTGCACCGGCAATTCGGCAGCTTTGGCCAGCGCCTGTTCGATCTGTGCCGCGGCATCGACACGCGGCGCGTCAATCCCGATCAGGAGCGCAAATCGATCAGCGTCGAAACCACCTACGTTCACGATTTGCGCACGCTGGACGATTGCCGGCGCGAACTCGGCGTATTGATCGAGCAGTTGGCACGACGGATCGAACGCAACGATGCGGGCGCATGGATACACAAATTGTTCGTCAAGCTGCGCTTCGACGACTTCAGCCGCACCACTGCCGAGTGCGTCAGCGCAACACTCGATGCAGCACAATGCCTGCAATTGCTGGCCACCGGCTTCAAGCGCCGCAGCCGCCCGGTGCGGCTGCTGGGCGTCGGCGTGCGATTGGCCGACGATGCCGCAATGCGGCAATTCAAATTGTTCGACGATTGA
- a CDS encoding TadE/TadG family type IV pilus assembly protein, whose translation MNSRLRYRQGRAAPTRQRGTAALEFALISVAFFSLLIGIMEMGRVMFYWNTAAEATRLGARVAVVCDIDSPAIKTKMETMLSILQDGNIDVTYSPPGCDVASCTDVTVSIVNVTVDTLIPFVPISIAMPSFATTLPRESLDSVNGTNPTCS comes from the coding sequence ATGAATTCACGCCTCCGTTACCGCCAAGGCAGGGCCGCCCCGACGCGTCAGCGGGGCACCGCTGCGCTCGAGTTCGCGTTGATCTCGGTCGCCTTCTTTTCGCTGCTGATCGGGATCATGGAAATGGGGCGCGTGATGTTCTATTGGAATACGGCCGCCGAGGCGACGCGCCTGGGCGCGCGGGTCGCGGTGGTGTGCGATATCGATTCGCCCGCGATCAAGACCAAGATGGAAACCATGCTTTCGATCCTGCAGGACGGCAATATCGATGTGACGTATTCGCCGCCGGGGTGCGATGTGGCGAGCTGCACCGACGTCACGGTGAGCATCGTGAATGTGACGGTCGACACGCTGATTCCGTTCGTGCCGATTTCGATCGCGATGCCGTCCTTTGCGACCACGCTGCCGCGCGAGAGTCTGGATAGCGTCAACGGAACCAACCCGACCTGCAGCTAG
- a CDS encoding Flp family type IVb pilin, translated as MQKTLDLVRDFARDEEGVTAIEYGLLAALIAVAIIAAAGLVGTNLAGMFNYIAGLLPQG; from the coding sequence ATGCAAAAAACTCTTGACCTGGTCCGCGACTTTGCACGCGACGAAGAGGGCGTAACAGCCATCGAATACGGCTTGCTGGCCGCGTTGATCGCGGTGGCGATCATCGCTGCCGCGGGGCTTGTCGGCACCAATCTGGCCGGCATGTTCAACTATATCGCCGGTTTGTTGCCGCAGGGCTAA
- a CDS encoding ATPase translates to MSDILKPVPGSSADVSHLQDVSRARFKGAGAESGPLARAPKTIAETGLTQNFLLELVAKSVLLGGKTSLTQLVQRLKLGVGVLDAVVAFAVRERLLEIVRRGANDIDVELQLTDNGRVRAAEFMARCRYTGPAPVSLAAYEEVIRRQSVTHRFVTRPALRAAFAGLIVKSELLDDIGGAVNSGKPVIFFGPAGSGKTSLAERLGKLLPGSIAVPYALAVDNEVVQIFDPLIHQPTAPDEAPGATDAPLDARWQRCRRPAVISGGELTLEMLELRYDASSGFYQAPPHVKANGGLYVVDDLGRQRVAPADLLNRWIAPFDRGRDMLTLHTGMRFSMPFDVWVAFSSNFSPEELGDEAFFRRLGSKLYVGALDIEAYRRVYDQRCAELGVDSSDDAFQYLIHHLHMPAGRPLLACYPGDLLRIVLASARYLEQPALADRSSLLRAWNSYFAVVGDNDNLPPPHGASEWPAKKLVAG, encoded by the coding sequence ATGTCAGACATCCTGAAGCCAGTGCCGGGCAGCTCGGCCGACGTCAGCCATCTGCAAGATGTCAGCCGGGCCCGATTCAAGGGCGCGGGCGCGGAATCCGGGCCGCTGGCGCGCGCGCCCAAGACCATCGCCGAGACCGGCCTGACGCAGAACTTCCTGCTCGAGCTGGTCGCCAAGAGCGTGCTGCTGGGCGGCAAGACCTCGCTTACCCAACTGGTTCAGCGCCTCAAGCTGGGCGTCGGCGTGCTTGACGCGGTGGTCGCCTTCGCGGTGCGCGAGCGCCTGTTGGAGATCGTCCGGCGCGGCGCCAACGACATCGACGTCGAGTTGCAATTGACCGACAACGGCCGGGTCCGGGCCGCCGAATTCATGGCCCGCTGCCGCTATACGGGCCCCGCGCCGGTGTCGCTGGCGGCCTACGAGGAGGTCATTCGGCGCCAGTCGGTCACCCATCGATTCGTGACCCGGCCGGCCTTGCGGGCGGCATTTGCCGGCCTGATCGTCAAGAGCGAACTGCTCGACGACATTGGCGGCGCGGTCAACAGCGGCAAACCGGTGATCTTTTTCGGCCCGGCCGGCAGCGGCAAGACCTCGCTGGCCGAGCGCCTGGGCAAATTGCTGCCCGGTTCGATCGCCGTGCCGTACGCGCTGGCCGTCGACAACGAGGTCGTGCAGATTTTCGACCCGCTGATTCATCAGCCAACTGCGCCGGACGAAGCGCCTGGCGCGACGGATGCCCCGCTCGACGCGCGCTGGCAGCGCTGCCGCCGCCCGGCGGTCATTTCGGGGGGCGAACTGACGCTCGAGATGCTCGAGCTGCGCTATGACGCGTCGAGCGGCTTTTATCAGGCGCCGCCGCACGTCAAGGCCAACGGCGGGCTGTACGTGGTCGACGACCTCGGGCGCCAGCGCGTGGCGCCGGCCGATCTGCTCAACCGCTGGATCGCACCGTTCGACCGTGGCCGCGACATGCTCACGCTGCACACGGGCATGCGCTTCTCGATGCCGTTCGATGTGTGGGTGGCCTTTTCCAGCAACTTCTCGCCGGAGGAGCTCGGCGACGAGGCCTTTTTCCGGCGGCTCGGCAGCAAGCTCTACGTGGGCGCGCTCGATATCGAGGCTTACCGCCGGGTCTACGACCAGCGCTGCGCAGAGCTTGGCGTGGACTCCAGCGACGACGCTTTCCAGTACCTGATTCACCACCTGCACATGCCCGCCGGGCGGCCGCTGCTGGCGTGCTATCCGGGCGACCTGCTGCGCATCGTGCTGGCCAGCGCGCGGTATCTGGAACAGCCCGCACTGGCTGACCGGAGCAGCCTGCTGCGGGCGTGGAACAGCTATTTCGCCGTGGTCGGCGACAACGACAACCTGCCGCCGCCGCATGGCGCATCGGAGTGGCCGGCAAAAAAGCTCGTGGCCGGCTAG
- a CDS encoding TadE/TadG family type IV pilus assembly protein, with the protein MRNRLSRIRRMRGVAAVEFALVAIPMALLLSGIVDFGYAFFQYNTLVKSTRDAVRLLSTYSPTSSDYPLAAAKCYAVYGNGSCSGSPLAPGLTTAMVVVCDPVNTSGCTGTYQNVQTDPSGDTINLVQVKITGFAFTQLVGFFQIGNLVFGDISCVMRQVS; encoded by the coding sequence ATGCGCAACCGGCTCTCACGAATTCGGCGCATGCGCGGCGTCGCGGCGGTGGAGTTCGCCCTGGTGGCGATTCCGATGGCGCTTTTGCTCAGCGGGATCGTCGACTTCGGCTATGCGTTCTTTCAGTACAACACGCTGGTCAAGTCCACGCGCGACGCGGTGCGCCTGTTGTCGACCTACAGCCCGACCTCCAGCGATTATCCGTTGGCGGCCGCCAAATGCTATGCGGTCTACGGCAATGGCAGTTGCTCCGGCTCACCGCTGGCCCCGGGCCTGACGACCGCCATGGTGGTGGTGTGCGATCCGGTCAACACCAGCGGCTGCACCGGAACCTACCAGAACGTGCAAACCGACCCCAGCGGCGACACCATCAATCTGGTCCAAGTGAAGATCACCGGATTTGCCTTTACGCAGTTAGTCGGTTTCTTTCAAATCGGCAATCTGGTTTTTGGCGATATCAGTTGCGTCATGAGGCAAGTGTCATGA
- a CDS encoding OmpA family protein, which yields MSLPRLAATAAASALLVACAASSTTAEAPTATARPAPAAASQPKLVRAYDYGSSIVLEFARAPSSLSVTDASGAPVGLTRDGPNFRIARKIYDFTIHTAAGATRIHLQRPAPVAAGVPPKPPAPAPAPAPSPAPAPAAAVADNAASTARAPAPASDDAVASLIETAARQLAAARAVVEHGSPDEHTLHALNRRLDRIQHLLEAASAAVLMTHFDAYQTAFRPSPAFSQLLVSAARSADRITLRGRTDSTIPGPLDPKIALQRALSVRQFLLEHGIESAKIHVFSLPAGDFIAPDTTPAGRALNRRVMIEVVNRRIAELTHHDRLLAQRTTLGQR from the coding sequence ATGAGTCTGCCTCGCCTGGCCGCGACAGCGGCCGCAAGCGCGTTACTGGTCGCCTGCGCGGCGTCGAGCACCACCGCCGAGGCGCCAACGGCGACGGCCCGCCCGGCGCCAGCCGCCGCCTCCCAGCCCAAGCTGGTGCGCGCCTACGACTATGGGTCCAGCATCGTTCTCGAATTCGCCAGGGCGCCGTCGTCCCTGTCGGTGACCGATGCGAGCGGCGCGCCGGTCGGACTCACACGCGATGGCCCGAATTTTCGCATCGCCCGCAAGATCTACGATTTCACCATTCACACCGCCGCCGGCGCGACGCGCATTCATTTGCAGCGCCCCGCACCGGTCGCGGCAGGCGTGCCTCCCAAACCGCCTGCTCCTGCACCTGCACCTGCACCCTCGCCCGCACCTGCGCCGGCGGCCGCCGTCGCCGACAACGCAGCCAGTACCGCCCGAGCCCCGGCACCGGCGAGCGACGACGCTGTGGCGAGTCTGATCGAGACGGCCGCGCGCCAGCTGGCCGCTGCCCGGGCCGTCGTCGAGCATGGGTCGCCCGACGAGCACACGCTGCACGCGCTCAATCGCCGCCTGGATCGCATTCAGCATTTGCTGGAGGCGGCGTCGGCCGCCGTGCTGATGACGCATTTCGACGCTTATCAGACCGCCTTCCGGCCCAGTCCGGCGTTCTCGCAGTTATTGGTGTCGGCCGCGCGATCGGCCGACCGGATCACCCTGCGCGGCCGGACCGATTCGACGATACCTGGCCCGCTCGACCCAAAAATCGCGCTGCAGCGGGCGCTGTCGGTCAGGCAATTCCTGCTCGAGCACGGCATCGAATCCGCAAAGATCCATGTATTTTCGCTGCCGGCAGGCGACTTCATCGCGCCGGACACGACCCCGGCGGGGCGCGCCCTGAATCGCCGCGTCATGATCGAGGTCGTCAACCGCCGCATCGCCGAATTGACGCACCACGACCGGCTGCTGGCGCAACGCACCACCCTCGGCCAGCGCTAG
- a CDS encoding TadG family pilus assembly protein: MRTHSIGKRVQLRQRASAGMLSALMAAVLVSAGVLALDLGKLWALHGELQNAADAAALAGAGALEPAYPRPDWSRARTLAALAVSLNSAAAPKLAVERIQTGYWNLAEPRASLRPNGITPGANDRPAVMVTVSHAPAGQPGAPGRLLASLLAMVHIPASATAVAVIAVADHAAAGTLFPLAIPACLYDAYWDSADARPRTDPATGRPFVLKIGASYRYGACPSGQWTSFETDAQGTAQLRELIARGNPTGVSTGDSIWIQPRASGLGNAAVAAPADVLLPVVAGLDGHRAIPIVAFAPFRITGAATRGRQYIEGHFMAADSARPRASGDALASPALVR, encoded by the coding sequence ATGCGCACCCATTCGATCGGCAAGCGGGTTCAGCTACGCCAGCGCGCCTCGGCGGGCATGCTCAGCGCGCTCATGGCGGCCGTGCTGGTGAGCGCGGGCGTGCTGGCGCTCGATTTGGGCAAGCTTTGGGCGCTGCACGGCGAGTTGCAGAACGCCGCCGACGCCGCCGCCCTGGCCGGTGCCGGCGCGCTCGAACCGGCCTACCCTCGCCCTGACTGGTCACGCGCGCGCACGCTTGCCGCACTCGCCGTTTCGCTCAACAGCGCAGCGGCGCCCAAACTTGCCGTCGAGCGCATCCAGACCGGCTACTGGAACCTTGCGGAACCTCGGGCCAGCCTGCGGCCGAACGGCATCACGCCGGGCGCCAACGACCGCCCGGCGGTCATGGTGACGGTCAGCCACGCACCCGCTGGCCAACCGGGTGCGCCAGGGCGGCTGCTGGCCTCACTGCTGGCGATGGTGCACATCCCCGCGAGCGCCACGGCCGTCGCGGTCATCGCGGTCGCCGACCATGCGGCGGCGGGAACGCTGTTCCCGCTCGCGATTCCCGCCTGCCTGTATGACGCCTATTGGGACAGCGCCGACGCCAGACCGAGAACTGACCCTGCGACGGGCCGCCCGTTCGTTCTGAAAATCGGCGCCTCGTATCGTTATGGCGCATGCCCGTCGGGGCAGTGGACCTCGTTCGAGACCGACGCGCAAGGCACAGCGCAACTGCGCGAATTGATCGCGCGCGGCAACCCGACCGGCGTCAGTACCGGCGACAGCATATGGATACAGCCGCGCGCATCGGGCCTGGGCAACGCGGCGGTGGCCGCGCCGGCGGACGTGCTGCTGCCGGTCGTGGCTGGCCTGGACGGGCATCGCGCCATACCGATCGTGGCGTTCGCGCCATTTCGCATCACCGGCGCGGCAACCCGTGGCCGCCAATATATCGAGGGGCATTTCATGGCCGCCGATTCGGCACGTCCTCGGGCCAGCGGCGACGCGCTCGCCAGTCCGGCGCTGGTGCGATGA
- a CDS encoding type II and III secretion system protein family protein, with product MDRIDHLRWGREANDRQAERRTGWPVVAACMALCAGFAATQAVAQTLAMAAAEPSQRMEVVRPGQVQVTVGLPRAPARPVSLKGPNCVGELREHTQVSVPVGKSTIVTLPEAVRNRTVGNPQVLQAMQVSPRELYLLGMSLGSTNMIVQGRSGACSVIDVEVGADPAGVQAALARLMPEEKDIHVSAAADSLVLAGTVSDALAAQRVVEIASAFVRREAPDVPRDSCRKGNDCQSKNEQKAPAPPPNGDNVRIVNMLSIGAPQQVMLEVKVAEVSKTLIDQLGASANINGALGSWNFGLLADFLSGATSLISATKNNHLPLNLNLDAEKRDGLVKILAEPNLMAISGQTASFLAGGKVFIPVPQSNGTGGSTITLQEEQFGVALKFTPTVLSGGRINLQVAPEVSELSSTGVTLTAPNISGSTILPLITTRRASTTVQLRDGQSFAIGGLIKNNVTSNVNGLPGLGEVPVLGALFRSTNFQQDKTELMFVVTPHLAKPLGTNYRLPTDTFGQTNTPGVLLMGDMEGKKAPGAAPAPAPAQAPAPGRPAVPAAPATVPATPAAVPPEPATQVVPLLPAPAVAPSSTQQQVPPGTAGPTTGPTTGQAAARQDIAQVSRPPGVVGPNGGRSLP from the coding sequence ATGGACCGTATTGATCATCTTCGTTGGGGCCGTGAGGCCAACGACCGGCAAGCCGAGCGGCGCACCGGCTGGCCGGTAGTGGCGGCATGCATGGCGTTGTGCGCCGGCTTCGCGGCGACGCAAGCCGTGGCGCAAACCCTGGCGATGGCCGCTGCCGAGCCGTCGCAACGCATGGAAGTCGTGCGTCCGGGCCAGGTGCAGGTAACCGTGGGCCTGCCGCGCGCGCCGGCGCGCCCGGTGAGCCTGAAGGGGCCGAATTGCGTGGGCGAATTGCGCGAGCACACACAGGTGTCGGTGCCGGTGGGCAAATCGACCATCGTGACCTTGCCTGAAGCGGTGCGCAATCGTACGGTTGGCAATCCACAAGTTTTACAGGCCATGCAAGTATCGCCGCGTGAACTCTACTTGCTGGGAATGAGTCTCGGCTCAACCAATATGATCGTGCAGGGCCGTAGCGGCGCCTGTTCGGTGATCGATGTCGAGGTCGGCGCCGACCCGGCGGGGGTGCAAGCGGCGCTGGCCAGGTTGATGCCCGAGGAAAAGGATATCCATGTATCGGCCGCGGCCGACAGCCTGGTGCTGGCCGGTACCGTGTCGGACGCACTGGCCGCGCAGCGTGTGGTGGAGATCGCTAGCGCTTTTGTACGGCGTGAGGCTCCAGATGTTCCAAGAGATAGCTGTCGAAAAGGAAATGACTGCCAGTCGAAAAATGAACAAAAGGCGCCTGCACCGCCGCCCAACGGCGACAATGTCCGGATCGTCAATATGCTCAGCATCGGCGCGCCGCAGCAGGTGATGCTGGAAGTCAAGGTGGCCGAGGTCTCCAAGACGCTGATCGATCAACTGGGGGCATCGGCCAATATCAACGGGGCGCTCGGCAGCTGGAACTTCGGTCTGCTGGCCGACTTCCTGAGCGGCGCGACCAGCCTGATCTCCGCCACCAAGAACAATCACCTGCCGTTGAACCTGAATCTGGACGCCGAGAAGCGCGACGGCCTGGTCAAGATCCTGGCCGAGCCGAACCTGATGGCCATCAGCGGGCAGACCGCCAGCTTCCTGGCCGGCGGCAAGGTGTTCATCCCGGTACCGCAAAGCAACGGCACGGGCGGCTCGACCATCACCCTGCAGGAGGAGCAATTCGGCGTCGCGCTCAAATTCACGCCGACCGTGCTCTCGGGCGGGCGCATCAATCTGCAGGTCGCGCCCGAGGTCTCGGAGCTGTCGTCGACCGGCGTGACGCTTACCGCGCCCAATATCAGCGGCAGCACGATTTTGCCGCTGATCACCACGCGCCGGGCTTCGACCACCGTGCAACTGCGTGACGGCCAGAGCTTCGCGATCGGCGGGTTGATCAAAAACAACGTGACGAGCAACGTCAATGGCTTGCCGGGCCTCGGCGAAGTGCCGGTGCTGGGCGCATTGTTTCGCAGCACGAATTTTCAGCAGGACAAGACCGAGCTGATGTTCGTGGTTACGCCGCATTTGGCCAAGCCGCTCGGGACCAACTATCGCCTGCCGACGGATACCTTCGGCCAGACCAATACGCCGGGCGTGCTGTTGATGGGCGATATGGAGGGCAAGAAGGCGCCGGGGGCTGCGCCCGCGCCGGCCCCCGCGCAAGCCCCGGCACCGGGCAGGCCAGCGGTGCCGGCGGCTCCGGCGACCGTACCCGCGACGCCGGCGGCGGTGCCGCCCGAGCCTGCGACGCAGGTCGTGCCGCTACTGCCGGCACCCGCCGTGGCGCCGTCATCGACCCAGCAACAAGTGCCGCCCGGCACGGCGGGGCCGACGACCGGACCGACGACCGGGCAGGCAGCCGCCAGACAGGACATCGCCCAGGTGAGCCGACCGCCGGGCGTGGTGGGGCCGAACGGCGGCCGGTCGCTTCCGTAG
- a CDS encoding pilus assembly protein TadG-related protein: MPRCSASRLARRRRQGGAVAIVVGLTLAVLIGFAGLSLDLGKLYIAKTELSNAADSCALAAARDLTTAQPLATAEAAGITTGTSNRVLFQSEAVSMSPDDNVTFSESFTGPYQTKGNFTTADLPKIKYVRCSASRPNITNWFIQVLDAALGSSSVSSTAVASTTQSQTTCALPVGICQAPSSAPYTVGQWIPSKVGANNQLTGNFMWVAYPDNPTVPDMRALLTGAGECNLPTLGTDVGKTGNIQSLAAAWNTRFGIYQNPYSPPPDPTGVPDSTGYAYSPVTPGPQSNAYSDFVTRRLQHAQYQGNSVTGLSVQAGANAPPASYYSSGTDRRLALVPVISCPSLVNNQKAPVQSWACVLMLHPMEKNINGALNGTVYLEYRGDASDPSSPCATQGIPGSNTAGIGPLVPVLVQ; this comes from the coding sequence ATGCCACGCTGTTCTGCCAGCCGCCTCGCGCGCCGCCGCCGGCAGGGCGGGGCGGTCGCGATCGTGGTCGGGCTCACGTTGGCGGTGCTGATCGGCTTTGCCGGACTGTCGCTGGATCTGGGCAAGCTGTACATTGCCAAAACGGAGTTGTCCAATGCGGCCGACTCGTGCGCGCTGGCCGCCGCGCGGGACCTGACCACCGCGCAGCCGCTGGCCACCGCGGAGGCGGCCGGCATTACCACCGGCACGAGCAATCGGGTACTGTTCCAGAGCGAGGCGGTGTCGATGTCGCCGGACGACAACGTCACCTTCAGCGAGTCGTTTACCGGGCCCTATCAGACCAAGGGCAATTTCACGACCGCGGATTTGCCCAAGATCAAATACGTGAGATGTTCGGCGAGCCGCCCGAACATCACGAACTGGTTTATCCAGGTGCTCGACGCCGCCCTCGGGTCGTCGAGCGTGTCGTCCACCGCGGTCGCCTCGACCACGCAGTCGCAAACCACCTGCGCGTTGCCGGTGGGGATCTGCCAGGCGCCCAGTTCGGCCCCCTACACGGTGGGCCAGTGGATTCCCAGCAAGGTGGGGGCGAACAATCAACTCACCGGCAATTTCATGTGGGTCGCCTATCCGGATAACCCGACGGTGCCGGATATGCGGGCACTGCTCACAGGCGCGGGCGAGTGCAATCTGCCCACGCTGGGCACCGATGTCGGCAAGACCGGCAACATCCAGAGCCTGGCGGCTGCCTGGAACACGCGCTTCGGCATTTATCAGAACCCGTACAGTCCGCCGCCGGATCCGACCGGCGTGCCGGATTCGACCGGTTACGCCTACTCGCCGGTGACGCCCGGGCCGCAGTCGAACGCTTATAGCGATTTCGTCACCAGGCGATTGCAGCATGCGCAGTATCAGGGCAATTCGGTGACGGGGCTCAGTGTGCAAGCCGGTGCCAACGCCCCGCCGGCCAGCTACTACAGCAGCGGCACCGACCGCCGGCTGGCGCTGGTGCCGGTGATCAGTTGCCCGAGCCTGGTGAACAACCAGAAGGCGCCGGTGCAATCGTGGGCCTGTGTGCTGATGCTGCATCCGATGGAAAAGAATATCAACGGCGCGCTCAACGGCACCGTCTATCTCGAGTATCGCGGCGACGCGTCCGATCCGAGCTCGCCTTGCGCGACCCAGGGCATTCCCGGCAGCAACACCGCCGGCATCGGGCCGCTGGTGCCCGTGCTGGTGCAATAG
- a CDS encoding A24 family peptidase — MNAFEFPIGACVLGLVGLAAAWDLHARRIPNWLVLLGLVVALAVQWGLRGVSAGIGQWLAGLAVGFGLFMPIYLLRGMSAGDVKLMAAVGAFVGPAMAFEIVLGTWAIGGVLALGAIVRERAIRAAGSSLLAIFLSGTSRARWHAAPASAHANASMGTMPYAVAIALGTVGVMLLHAGGYVL; from the coding sequence ATGAATGCCTTCGAATTTCCTATCGGCGCTTGCGTATTGGGTCTGGTGGGCCTGGCGGCGGCCTGGGATCTGCATGCGCGGCGCATTCCGAATTGGCTGGTGCTGCTTGGACTGGTCGTGGCGCTCGCTGTGCAATGGGGTTTGCGCGGCGTGAGCGCGGGTATTGGGCAATGGCTTGCCGGCCTGGCGGTGGGCTTCGGCCTGTTCATGCCGATTTATCTGCTGCGGGGCATGAGTGCCGGCGACGTGAAATTGATGGCCGCCGTGGGTGCCTTCGTGGGGCCTGCCATGGCGTTTGAAATCGTGCTGGGCACCTGGGCGATCGGCGGTGTGCTGGCGCTAGGCGCCATCGTGCGCGAGCGCGCGATTCGCGCGGCGGGCAGCAGCCTGTTGGCCATTTTTCTGAGCGGAACCAGCCGAGCGCGCTGGCACGCGGCGCCGGCGAGCGCCCACGCCAATGCGTCGATGGGAACGATGCCCTATGCGGTGGCCATTGCACTGGGCACCGTGGGGGTGATGCTCCTGCATGCCGGCGGCTACGTGCTTTGA
- a CDS encoding glycine zipper domain-containing protein: MSKLTRLLAVTTLAASMAGCASMSHQQKGAAIGAVAGGVLGNVLTGNALGTVGGAAVGGVIGAGVSK, encoded by the coding sequence ATGAGCAAATTGACTCGGCTGTTGGCCGTGACAACGCTCGCGGCATCGATGGCAGGCTGCGCCAGCATGAGCCATCAGCAAAAAGGAGCGGCGATCGGCGCGGTGGCCGGCGGCGTGCTGGGCAACGTTCTGACCGGCAACGCGCTGGGCACCGTCGGCGGGGCCGCGGTGGGCGGCGTGATCGGCGCGGGCGTCAGCAAGTAA